One part of the candidate division WOR-3 bacterium genome encodes these proteins:
- a CDS encoding ABC transporter ATP-binding protein: MAEEGILKIENLNKSFDGLKAVKDFNLILKEGELCGLIGPNGAGKTTVFNLITGFYKPDSGKIIFQNKDITNLLPHQIVHLGISRTFQNIRLFNNLTVLENILFAFNYQINYSTTESILRIGNFKKVEKEVKEKCYQFLKLFDLEKKVNILAKNLPYGEMRKLEIARALALNPKLLLLDEPSCGMTIGETSLLMDLIKFIKEKFKLTIFIIEHQMRVIMNLCERIVVMDFGEIIAEGKPEEIQNNPKVIAAYLGREYALH, translated from the coding sequence ATGGCTGAAGAAGGAATATTAAAGATTGAAAATTTAAATAAATCTTTTGATGGCTTAAAGGCAGTCAAAGATTTTAATCTTATCCTTAAAGAAGGTGAATTATGTGGTCTTATTGGTCCGAATGGTGCGGGCAAAACTACTGTTTTTAACTTAATAACCGGCTTTTATAAACCAGATAGCGGAAAAATAATTTTCCAAAATAAGGATATTACCAATCTTTTGCCTCATCAAATTGTCCATTTAGGAATTTCAAGAACTTTCCAAAATATTAGACTTTTTAATAATTTAACTGTTTTGGAAAATATCCTTTTTGCCTTTAACTACCAGATTAATTATTCAACAACCGAGAGTATTTTACGTATTGGTAATTTTAAAAAGGTTGAAAAAGAAGTTAAAGAAAAATGTTATCAGTTCTTAAAACTCTTTGATTTAGAGAAAAAGGTAAATATTTTAGCAAAAAACCTACCGTATGGAGAAATGAGAAAATTAGAAATTGCCCGTGCCTTAGCCCTTAATCCCAAACTTCTTTTATTAGATGAACCTTCTTGTGGTATGACGATTGGCGAAACCTCCCTTTTGATGGATTTAATTAAATTTATCAAAGAAAAATTTAAATTAACAATTTTTATTATTGAACATCAGATGCGGGTAATCATGAACCTTTGCGAAAGAATTGTTGTTATGGATTTTGGTGAAATTATCGCTGAAGGCAAACCAGAAGAGATTCAAAATAATCCAAAAGTAATTGCTGCCTATTTAGGAAGGGAATATGCTCTCCATTGA
- a CDS encoding ABC transporter ATP-binding protein has protein sequence MLSIENLFVNYGVIKALQGISLVVREKEIVALIGNNGAGKTTTLKTISGLIKPISGRIYFQNIDLTKLNPCQIAKLGIIQVPEGRKPFANLTVYENLRLGAYFVNKKSEIEERLSFVFKIFPRLKERLKQPAGTLSGGELQMLAIGRGLMAKPKLLLLDEPSMGLSPILVEEIFSVIKNINEEGTAILLIEQNAFKALSIAHRAYVLETGKIMLEGKAEELINNEKVKKIYLGVG, from the coding sequence ATGCTCTCCATTGAAAATCTCTTTGTCAATTACGGAGTGATTAAAGCATTACAAGGAATATCTTTGGTTGTGAGGGAAAAAGAGATTGTTGCTTTAATTGGTAATAATGGTGCTGGTAAAACAACTACTTTGAAAACTATTTCTGGTTTAATCAAACCGATAAGTGGCAGAATCTATTTTCAAAATATTGATTTAACAAAATTAAATCCTTGCCAAATTGCTAAATTGGGAATTATCCAAGTGCCCGAAGGCAGAAAACCTTTTGCCAACCTCACTGTTTATGAAAATTTAAGATTGGGTGCCTATTTTGTTAATAAAAAAAGTGAAATTGAGGAAAGACTTTCCTTCGTTTTCAAAATTTTCCCTCGTTTAAAAGAAAGATTAAAGCAGCCAGCCGGTACCCTTTCAGGTGGCGAACTTCAAATGCTGGCTATTGGTCGAGGATTGATGGCAAAACCTAAATTACTCCTTTTAGACGAACCTTCTATGGGACTTTCACCAATATTAGTAGAAGAGATATTTTCAGTAATTAAAAATATAAACGAAGAAGGAACCGCTATTTTACTTATTGAACAAAATGCTTTTAAGGCTTTATCAATAGCCCATCGGGCATATGTCTTAGAAACCGGCAAAATAATGTTGGAAGGAAAAGCAGAAGAATTAATTAATAATGAAAAGGTAAAAAAGATTTATTTAGGAGTTGGGTAA
- a CDS encoding branched-chain amino acid ABC transporter permease, whose protein sequence is MINLYIIQIFSYACCITISALGLNLIYGYTGLFSLGHAAFMGIGAYLSALLTKSFSHYGYFIYIGAIISSVIFTFLISYLIAIPILKLKSDYLGIATLGFGIIVKVLLDNSDKVFSQMGGSRGMLGIPNFTNLPIVLFSLILIILIMRNLIYSKFGRNLIAIREDENAAYAMGINVYKQRLLAFALGCSFAGFSGALYAHLYCFLHPSNFDFLRSIDLMLIIVLGGLGSMSGTIIASFLWVFILEGLRIILPQAILDWRLVIYPLLLILLMLLRPQGIFGNKEILWLKKEY, encoded by the coding sequence ATGATTAATCTCTATATTATCCAAATTTTTTCTTATGCCTGTTGTATTACAATTTCCGCCTTGGGGTTAAATCTTATTTATGGCTATACTGGTCTCTTTTCTTTAGGACACGCTGCCTTTATGGGAATTGGTGCTTATTTATCAGCATTATTAACAAAATCTTTTTCTCATTATGGATATTTTATTTATATTGGAGCAATAATTTCTTCTGTTATTTTTACCTTTCTAATTAGTTATCTCATTGCTATTCCCATTTTAAAGTTAAAATCAGACTATTTAGGAATTGCCACTTTAGGATTTGGAATAATTGTGAAGGTATTATTAGATAATTCCGATAAGGTTTTTTCCCAAATGGGTGGCTCAAGGGGAATGCTTGGTATCCCTAATTTTACTAATTTACCAATTGTTTTATTCTCATTAATTTTAATTATTCTTATTATGAGAAATCTTATTTATTCTAAATTTGGCAGAAATTTAATCGCCATTCGGGAAGACGAAAATGCTGCCTATGCGATGGGAATAAATGTTTATAAACAAAGGCTTTTAGCATTTGCTCTTGGTTGTTCCTTTGCGGGCTTTTCCGGTGCTTTATATGCCCATTTATACTGTTTTCTCCATCCGAGCAATTTTGATTTTCTAAGGTCTATTGATTTAATGCTAATTATTGTTTTAGGCGGTTTAGGAAGTATGAGCGGAACAATTATCGCTTCTTTTCTTTGGGTTTTTATTTTAGAAGGTTTAAGAATAATTCTTCCCCAAGCAATCTTAGATTGGCGATTAGTGATTTATCCTTTACTATTAATTTTATTAATGCTTTTAAGACCACAAGGAATTTTTGGCAATAAAGAGATTCTATGGCTGAAGAAGGAATATTAA